A window of Gambusia affinis linkage group LG03, SWU_Gaff_1.0, whole genome shotgun sequence genomic DNA:
aatagtggaggaataaatgtcaaaaaagtgcttctctgccagtcagacagaacatggatataaacaatatcttctggaaaaaagagatcaggcatactgtagttttcagaaaatatcctgacccaggtaagtccaaagtgctgccctctgaaggatttttaaagtttaggcatttgcgttcagttgggtgcttccagtcactgaaaccagtgtcaaagtttgactgagtattagcatggCTGAAACTGCGGCATGCACaccaaaatgcagctccggtggatggagagtagagcagccacggtctttcgatgtactcaccatttaacatcttgcttttaaagtgagatttggagaagtgacgcttttgatgcttgtacacccgttctgatgcttgaaagccaacattcatattttgacagctccgGTCCTCGccagcccagtaagctcgcacggactcgtcaatttccccaATGCGCTGGATCGGTACTgacggatccacagtcgtctttccatctgcggaagaagatcccgcttccaccaactctgactccacagacgccagtccagccaccgactcagtcacggttaaaggttctggcgggatcttagtgccggtgttagcatagctaagggtttgaggagggATAATAATGTTTCCGCTCCATCTctgctaacaggtttaaaaaagcctgtcagtttaggcattttgtttgtcgcctctttggcgcgatgctctttttcttttctcttccttcttttctgcgctccgctgtcatatttcctgttgtccgccattgtaaaataatattcccttgacgctcctcctccccaatgcgtaagatgcgtcaaaagtggaccaataacaagcaagcattcaagattgacgtttgccagaacaaattggaacatttttcatcggtgctgtcaaaatcatggtagtcattgattaaattctgacactatccattcacaaaaatataaaacatccttcggggcccctgaaatgccggggccccgggctgcagccccggtaagcccctgctaaaatccggcccaggttgtaatgtagtcatccatgtcgaaagtcgggataagcgagaggaaaaaaatcactatctctattataatctatcgctgcacttgacttgcttcccgaattgtttagcctagctcgctgtcacttactcggcagttgaggagtgaacaagacgaacgtctgggatcttgagcgccccctgccatgaggcaagagaactgcctgcctcacctcgaacctgttctctgccgtttataatcgctcattacacgaaacacgttacacaaacacagttggtgacaaaaagcactgtacattatatagctacataagctaaattattggaaataagttcacatattaaatttgtttaaaccattttattgacgccgtacagcaacatgctctctccgcttagcagccagcgcagagccaggggttgcgcaatccaaggtgaggcagagctcgctgctgcctcaccggcatcgcttccaagcatttgaatgggaaaataagaaaattcagcgattttgaacaaataaaaatcgaaattggtgaagctacatgaaaaataaatattttttagtacaaaccaccggatgaatataacaatttaaattactttatgattatatattttctttctttccatgatggcaggtgaggcactgcctcacctgcctcccctgaccgcatgtcactggtgtcaaactcaaggccctggggccaaatctggcccgccatatgtttttatgtggccctcttcTTTAGAAGAAGTTATGTTATGTAAccctttgggggaaaaaagataatatgtttaatttatgaTAAATACCGTTTCATTTCTAGTTTTgggtttgaaaataaaaaatttaaaactttttttttttagatatttgtaaACAGATAGATACATTTTTTGTGTAATGTTGACATTTGTGGAATAAGAtggaaaaaagatgaaaaataaaacccctaAAGAATCTAATAAAGTTCTTCTCATGTGAAACTTCAAAGTAATTTATTAGCAgctatattttaaacattaatcgTTATTATTAGGCAAAGTTATTAAAAGCCATTGTGGCAGGTCCAAAGAGACTCATAGGACCTTCAAGTTAtcagttatgtttttaaatattgttttatcaattaaataaagcaaTCTTTATCTGCGTTACATCCGTGTGAAAAGCTCTTGagtattatttaactttaagaagtTCTGATCGGATGCAGTTAACAAGCTGCTCTATCAATACTTTCCGGCCCCTTGAGGACATCTGTGACCTTGATGtggcacaaaatgaaaatgagattGACAACCCGGTCTAAAACGAAGAgctaaaaagcagaaatgacatATCCTGAGGAAAACAATAAAGTGAATAATGTTCCCAGCTAACGTTTCCCACAATGCAGCATGCTGTTTATGACCTGGTGTTATTGGGGCTTTAGCTAACAGTTCTGTTTAGTGGGCTACACAGAAGCAGAGCCCCTCCCGGGTCCATTGTGGACCACTAACAGGACAGACAGCTGGATGATGGACCCCATCAAGTGCATCTGTCAGTCACAAAACACAACTGTCCTTCCCGGGCCAGAGCTATGTCCTGTTGTTATTCTGGGGCCTCAGTAATGGGGGTATGTGCGTTTGGCTATTATCCCTAAATCTCATGAACTCAGAGATGGCAGGGAGAGAATAGTCCTCTTTACCTGCGCCGCTGCCTAAACAAGGCATGGAGTATTTATAGTGCATAAGCATGCACCGTTATATATCAGAGGGGAAAGCGGTCAGCATATCTATCCATTGTTTAGCGTGCTGCTCCGTCACAGAGCAGCAAGGACACGGCTTGGTCGTCGGCAAGCCACAAGGAAACATGGTGAGTAGATGCACATTTAGTTAGCATCGCTTCGCTGGCTGTCTGGGGAAGTGGCCAGATCTGCTAGATCGGTGCCACCTCAAACAAAAGACAGGAGAAATTTGGAGGCAggacaaggaaagaaaaaaaacaacaacagaagaaacagacaaaagatGGGAGATGACAAGATGGGAAAACACATTGAAAAGAGAGAACACTCGTATTAGAAGAAGACattgatataaaaaaagaatttaaccAAAATATTTGTTGGTATTACAGTTGCAGTGCTTTTTGTGTAGCTAGATCATAATCAGAAGAAACTCCAGTAAGAAAATACTCAAATCCTGAAGTCATATTTActcttttaatttgtcatttatgtTTAAGAGAAAGACAGTTCTTTGCAGTTATAATCAAAGGTTTTGCCACAGCAGTATTTAAacactgtaaacaaaaacttAATCATTTCTTTAAGCAATACATCATCAAACTAGTATGTTCGGTTAAAAGTTTTATCAACTTAACTGCAAGAATTTAATGTCCTTCAAAATTCAATTACAGTGTTCTGGAGAGGACACTTAGGAGAAGTGATAAATAGGCAAGCGCCAATTGTGACCAACAAAACTGGTGCTCAGCAGCAAACTTTGtatcatttcatatttaaccatcttaaaaaaaaaaaaagacaaggcAACAATTTTGGGGCGCCAGAGGTCCTGTCTGAGGGATATCTGAGCGCCCCAGAGCTAATCCACAGCAAGCATTAGACCTCAGCTGTCGAAAGGCATGCAAATCCAAAATTATGTCATGGCGCTGCATTCCTTCACAacgctttttctttttttttttttttaaacagttccTTGGCAGTCATGTAAATAGCTCAACATAATCCCTCCCTGTGAGGGTTTTCTGATCAAACAGGACTCAGAGTAGCATCCTGTCATCGTCCAGGCCCTGTGGAATAATCCCTCGTGTGATCCTGGAACTATGGAAGTGCAGGCAGCGGACTAGACCCCCGCAACCCTCTTCCTcacaaaacagtaaataataTTTCCACGACCAACTGACAGAGTCTGTAATCCTTCTTAAGTAAATGTCTGCCCCACTGGAAGTGCCCCTATGGTCTCTCACTCATGTTTGGCTTGTCTTAAAGGCACAgttgacagtaaaaaaaacagcagtgagTCAAGTTACAGAAGGCAATCTGGTGCAGGGGAAAATCTAGAAGGTTTTTAAAAGGGAGGTCTTGATGGGGGCCTGCTGGTAATCCTGGtatgaaacacaaaaaccaaaagcaaTGAGCAAATTTGCTCATATAGCCCAGAATTCACATATATAGTGCAGTGGTGAAAGGGTAAGTGATGGATACAAATATCCTTTACACTGTGGGGAAATTCAGGTTTACCAGCAGCAAGTTTAAAGCAAATggataaatacataattaaactaaggtaagaaaaaaagaggaaggagaaagtAAAAAGAGCCTTTACGGTAAGGgaaaaaagctgttaaaagtAGCATACTCAAATTCTAAGAAATTTTCCCAATGCATAGATGTAAACATGAGTTTGTTGGGGGCAGGGATGCTTAGATAGTCAATCCTGGGAAGAAGGATCTGCATTAACACTCCTTTTGGTGAAATTGTCAGCAATAATTAATCCTTTAAAAAAGTGGCACTAACTTCACCATCAGGAGGCTGAGGTGTTTATGTTGGCTCTACAGTGAACAAAAGTATCAACTTGAACTGTGACAAGGCTTTTGGTAGAGAAGGTTTCTGTGCTGGGCGGACAATTTGAGCCTATGTCCATATCCAACTTTAGCTAGCTTAGCGAGAGTGCTAATGCGAAAGTCCAAACTTGTTAGCCTGAACCTGTTAGCCACATCTTAGTTGCGGTCGTAAAAGATTTACCACTGTCCTGCTGCTGGTAGTAGGAGGTAGTTTTGGGTTTAATCTTGGTCTTGTGGTCCAACCCTGCAGTCTCCAAAGAAAGCCAAGAAGAGAGCGGAGGGAGCGAGCTCCAACGTGTTCTCCATGTTTGAGCAGGCCCAGATCCAGGAGTTCAAAGAGGTAAGCAAACCCGAACCCGAGCTCTGCACCCCGCAGGGACCGCCTGCTGTGCCCACTCGAGTCACGCCGGGTGTTTTTGAATCCCCTGCAGGCTTTCACCATCATGGATCAAAACAGAGACGGATTCATAGACAAGAACGACCTGAGGGACACTTTTGCAGCTTTAGGTAAGAGAAAACGGGGTTTGTAAAGTTACAGagttaacaaaaaagaaataacagtAACATTTAGGTATATTTAAACTGTCATCGAGAGAAATAAAGTGCAggtgttcatttttcaaagtcacgTTTTCACAATGTTATTCATAAATGTCAGAATTAAATTCACAAGCTTAATAtatagtttgaaaaataaatgcttaatttgaaaatttaaaagttaagttgagaaataaatattttgattgggaaatacatttttagtttggaACTGAATaagtctggaaaataaatattcagtgtgaaaccaaatatttagttagcaaaataaatatttcatttgggACTACACAGTTTgaagactaaatatttagttcagatttaacaatttatttgGGAACTAAATGTAGTTTGCAAGCTAAATAGTTtcctagctaaatatttagtttgtaaactaaatatttagctaataaataattccttttgGAACGCTAACATCTACAAATGTATGACTAACATTTGTTACTCATACAAAGTGATGAatatataattttgaaaaattaacacccatatttttttctttatgacaaaccaaaatattgctgttaattttttacagtgtaacgtCACAAACTGTATCTCACAGGTGCGTCCATTTATGGGATTCTGTCTCAGTGAACTAACTTTTCTGCTTATCCATtatatgtttaactttttttaattatttttttaaataaacgtGATTAaacatgagtaaaaaaaaaaattaatcgtCATAGCCAGAACCCCACACTTCACTCcaccctgacctctgacctccttcaTCCCTCAGGCCGGTTAAACGTCAAACAGGAAGAGATTGACGATATGCTGAAGGAGGCTCCGGGTCCGGTCAACTTTACAGTCTTTCTCACCATGTTTGGGGAGAAACTAAAAGGTTATCCAGGaggatcatcatcatcatcatcatcatcctcatcatcattcttgtgtttttttgtttgtttgtttttaaatcctacaaaaaaaactatttacattttcatcaggTGCTGACCCAGAGGAGACCATCCTGAATGCTTTCAAAGTCTTTGACCCCGAGGGAACAGGAACACTAAAGAAAGATTAGTGAGTTTTAATAGGAGGCTAACATTTTAGACGACGTGACCAGCTGATTTTCTCACCTTCCCTGCTCGCTTTTGCAGCGTGACTGAGATGTTGACGACCCAGGCAGACAGATTCTCGGCTGAAGAGGTCGGTGCTCTACCTCGGACGATCATCCTGTGACTTTTTGAGCAGTTTGTACGCGACTGAActttaaagaaagcaaaaaaaaattttttttatctcattttctGTCCACAGATGGAACAGATGTTTGTAGCATTTCCTCCTGATGTAGCAGGGAACCTAGACTACAAGAACCTGGTCCACATCATAACACACGGTGAAGAGAAGGACCAGGAATAGATGGAGTCAGCCTCACCGATCCAGCTGGTGTCCAGTTACGCCGGCACACACACCAACGTCTGaataaaaaagttgaaaaagaaatttGGTCTCGGTTTCGCTAACTGTCCTAATTAAAGTTCAGTCACGTACTAAGGGTGGGCATTTATCGCATCGTTTGTCATTTATTGCGATACATTTCTTGTCATGATAAGAATTTCCGTTTATCATTGTCACTATAAATTCtagttaatgttaaaaaatgtccatattgtctgctttgttatttttgctcatttctcCAATGAAACCaccaataaatatcaatacatttgaaaatatgataaTATGGAGTTAATGTGATACatacaaatcacactttgtCCTAAAGAAGCATATTGCAAAGGGGTGATATTTTCAAGAACTCTATTTATGGGGCTATGATTCCTGTGTAAaccatacagttacctaaaaaaaagtagaaattttcacttttatctttATTACAAAGAATTGTGATAAAACTAAGTCGACCATCCCTGTTATATTGCCTGCTTATCTACTAATGTATTGTGATTTTAACCAGTAAAATAATTGTTCTGCAGCTGAAAGGGCACCAAAACTGACTCTAGCCCCGGGACCCACATATTTGTAAATTCAGTCCTGTGTGCACAGAAAGATTATTCATGAGGTTACTTTAGAAAGAAACTGCttacactggattttattcataGGTATGGGAGTACAAGGGGTTGCATTGTACTGTACATCATAATTTTCCCACTTTTCCCCCCCCCACcaaggggtcttttgtgggctctagtgtcccttatatgacagtaggtgctggggggagaggggggaagataTGCGACAAATGTCAGCCGGGTCCGCgattcaaggcctccaaacgtgggtcgcacTATTcactacaccaccacagcacgcccctaaTTTTCccacttttaaatttaaacagatttgATGTGCATCACTTCCCatccactttaaaaaatgtgcaactcTCTGTGTTGGTCTTGTCAAGAACTCTGGtatgaaaatgtatgtaaatttgaGATCAGTCCAGGCACATGCAGAACAACGGATCATAAAGTACCTAGAAGATTGTGGCAGCcctgtatgttgattaaaaatgattgcttaCTGTGTACTCTTTGTATGAGAATGTGTTCTCTGTATTCTATTAATGTTGTAACAAGAAAATAGGATCGACTCATTTAATGTACTaagattttatatgattttaatgatttaagtAACTTGTATGATTAAAGTTAAGGATAGAGCAAGTAGAAGGAAGGTTGGGGTGTGAAGGCTGACACATGTTGTTGCAACTCGGAAAGTCCCAGAAAGTCCTAGGCTATGACACATACAGCTATAGCAACTCGGAAAGCCCCAAAAAGGCCCAAACACATGGTTTTGCAATGAGGTCATTGTGTCTCAAGCGGGAGTCTATTGCTCTCAGAAAGTCCCAAGATTCACAAGTACATTACCTCACAAGTGAGTCATAGTGCCCAAATTTGCAGATGGGCGGGTTGCGCAACTATGAAGCAGAGCACAAActgctctttgtctttctctctctccctccctcggTGTACTCcccagggagggagaaaagtataaaaatgtgagaccgaggtgatacggtgttcttcgtcgccggcgctgagactctacacaagtgtggtaagaagaccagcagaggactacgccctggaaccaagaaaagcgcctcacaaggaggacaacggagctcctcacgccggaccaaagggcgagatccaccgacccactgccttggttcctaattagatttccaaactctgcactctACCCAGCGATTTCAAAGAATTACATctcaacggacttggggaactgaacaaaagtcacaggatcgactaagggctgttcggctggatgaagcagacagttcatttttgtttcggttccaaagaggatttatgatttaaagtcaaagactctgaccaaggactacaaggactccggttgccaagatccgataccatcgatgagtatgagttgtgccacaccccaaagcctattcgatagatagatgacagtgtagggaggttgttaggtaaaggttgaattgatctaaactatattgattttctttgtatggtaatcacaagtaaattctgtatgcctgtcattttccatgctaaagcttgcttaataaatacatatatcttaaaaaattctgattaggttgtggacattgaaattaattgagtcatttgagttaaagttcttctatttatagtaaaatcagtatgcatgattctagtaatgtggtggcttcagactttcctttggtgagagtaaaataatgaccctgggacttatatcttagtcactaaaaattatctagccgttaccaagtgcacgttacgacaggaagagaactaccgttaacagaagtggttattggaattatgcagctgtgaaggctactcggttgattgttccttaactggaaagggtcataacttctggataaggAGGTAGTTAGTGCTAGACGAATCTCTtccgccaccagtttaaacagattatctctatAGActttgttcagggtaagacccggtcttagagattttcggacctgttagacagagaactggttcagtagtcagcccgaggagttgtgaggagagggcggggctggctattgcgcagtaacaaacatggcgtccctgggtgggccCAAGTCCAACGGAGTAGGAGGGCCTCAGGTactaagtcagtaaaaacagatgtgtgattctgaatagcTCACTTAGTGGCTAGCTCCTAGGGAGAGGAGCTAGTGGTGACTGATAGGGCTGTCAGTCACAACCCTCGCAGTAACTGTATAGCATACAGGTGAGGGAAAGCTTCTACTGAGGATAAatgaccagatccagacagtgaagccagtagCCAACCCGGCCTGGACCCATCCCTGCTCTATATCGATAAGAGAGGCTTTGGGGGAGAGGCAACtcgaagacaaagaacaagaatggaTAGTGAAGATGATGGATACCGAAAGTTGGACCGATGCAAGAAAATCCACAAGGAAGTGACCTAGGCCACGAGGATGGCGAACAAAGTAAAGGAGAGTGGCGATCTATGCTCTCCACATCCCAACTACAAAGAACTCCAATGAATTTGCTGCTGCTTGGTGATGGATTTGATACATGGACTGAAGTAAATCGACGCATGTTCTTCAATCATCACTACCACTACAGGCAGGAGGACATACCGAACTTGATGGAAACTATAATTAACTCCAAAGGCATCTACAGCTGCTCCAAGCTGGACCATGGGACACGGCTGTGTGTGGCACCATGTCCGGTTAAGGTCAGCAAAAAGAGTGAGATCAAAGCCTGGCTGAAATGGTTTGCTGACCTGCTTGAGGAAAAGAAGGACAGTGAAATAAAGATGGTCTACAGCCCTTCTGAGAAATATGATGGCATAGTCAAGACAGCAACCCGGGCAGCTGGGTTAGACGGAATACTAGTGGACCCCCATGCCAGAGGAGTTAATCGCTACACGGAATGCCGTGGGGAATTGG
This region includes:
- the myl2b gene encoding myosin, light chain 2b, regulatory, cardiac, slow isoform X1; amino-acid sequence: MHRYISEGKAVSISIHCLACCSVTEQQGHGLVVGKPQGNMSPKKAKKRAEGASSNVFSMFEQAQIQEFKEAFTIMDQNRDGFIDKNDLRDTFAALGRLNVKQEEIDDMLKEAPGPVNFTVFLTMFGEKLKGADPEETILNAFKVFDPEGTGTLKKDYVTEMLTTQADRFSAEEMEQMFVAFPPDVAGNLDYKNLVHIITHGEEKDQE
- the myl2b gene encoding myosin, light chain 2b, regulatory, cardiac, slow isoform X2 yields the protein MFEQAQIQEFKEAFTIMDQNRDGFIDKNDLRDTFAALGRLNVKQEEIDDMLKEAPGPVNFTVFLTMFGEKLKGADPEETILNAFKVFDPEGTGTLKKDYVTEMLTTQADRFSAEEMEQMFVAFPPDVAGNLDYKNLVHIITHGEEKDQE